The genome window AGAAGCACGTGtagagaatgggggggggggggatgagcTCTAGGGTTGCAGATTTAGATCTCAAGGCTGAAAAGGTTACACTCGCACCAGAGCATGCTGTAAcgcctcctgccctgccctgcgcGCGCACCGCACTCACCCGCACACCCGCCCTCGCCCACACTCGCACACGCACACTGCTCCAAGCCGCTCTCCTCGCCAGACTGCCGGGGAAGCGGCCCCTCCAGGGCGCGCTTGCACGAGGTGAGGCGGCCCAGCTACGCCGAGCGCACAGCGCGGCTCTCCGAGCTCTGAAGCCCGCAGACGGGGAACGAGGCGCGCAGCCGCTGGCACCAGCTGGGGATGCACGGCGCGGACCGGAGAGGAAGCAGGAGCGGAGCGGCAGACCTGGGTTGGGCAGGAGCCGGGGAGGGGTGACGCCGCTGCATCCCTCTCCGCCCCAGTCTCTGTGCCCTCAGCCTCCTCCCGCCGCTCCTCCGCCGCTGGGAGTTCGCGTTTGGAAAAACACGCGGCGTCGGGTGCGTGTGCGCGCCGGCTGGGCCAGGACGTGGGCGGTGCGcagacccaggcagcctggcacCACCGGGGGCGGCGCGCGGGCTCCTCCGACGCTGGCCTGCAGGGGGCGCCCGCGCGTTCGCACCCCGCCGGGACCCAGCCGCCAGCCCCCGGCGCGGAGGAGGGGCCGGCGGAGGACCCGGACAGAAGCCGGTTGCCTCCGCGCCTCTCCGAAAGGTCGAGCGGAATCCTGAGGCTGGTGCTCAGCCGCAGGATTGGGACAAGGTTGTCACACTTGTCACCAATGAGGGGCCGCGAGGCGTCGCAGTCCGCTTTCCGGCCTCGGCAGCTGCAGGAGGCCTCGAGCTGCTGGGGAGTTTGCCTCCTGGTTGCTTGGGTTAATCACTGCTCTGGGGTCGGGagcggggtgtggggggaggttGGGGGGAGCGTTGCTTTTCTGTGCTCGCAGAGCCCCTCACTGCGTTGGGGAGTTTCCTACCACTCGGGGGACGAAGGCGAATGGAGTGCGAGCCTTGATTCCTGGCTGGGACGACCCGAAAGTATCACAAGTCTCACCGGCGAGCTGCGCCCTCGGCCTCCCCAGCAGTCACCCTCAAATGCAAGCCCCTTCCTTGGCCGAGGGTACCCGAGGCCGCCTAAGACACTGCCGCGCGGACGCGGCGAGCCTGGCCAGAGAAGAACCAGGAATCTGCTGTACTCACGGCGCCGTGGCGCCCGGCCCTGCCCAGCTAGCGAAACGCTTTCCCGCTCGGTGGGCTCTGCGCCCCCATCCTCGGGGACTTGCGCACCCTGCAGTTTCGCTGGAGGAGGAAAGTGGGGACCACGATCCCAGAGCCACAGTTCGCGTACTCGCAGGGCACCGAAGGGTACTCGATCCGGCCCAGCGGCTCTGCAGATACTCCAGGGGGGCGCCCAGGGCCAACAGTGCCCTTGGAGTCGACCTGATTTTGTGAAACCTCGAACTCCGGGGTGTCCATGTCCCTTTCTCACTCCAGAAGTTCAGCTGAGCTTTGAGTGGTGACTATACCCCCCGTCCTGACCCGGACCCAACAGCCAAACCAAGGTGTgcggaatttttttttttaagacccaCATCTTATAAATGTGAGATTTTTATCAGGCAGCACAGATTACTTAAAGCGTACCATTTCTCCGCAATCCAATTTTATTAGGATTTACTCTCATTTGTGCTTGGCATCTCTGGGGAAATAATGCTTTGATTAATGTAATCCTGGCCCGGGATCCGCCACATGCCCCTCGACCCTCTCCCAAGAGAAGGGGCCTGTTTGACAAACAATAACAGAGCAGCAACTCTTGCAATCTGCCCACACCTTTGGGGGTGGCTAGGGAGAAGGTGACACACGTTCACACGCGGTTTGGTAAATGCAATGGTGAGAGGAGTGAGCGGGCTCTGCAACGGGCGAACTTTCCTGACGCATATCCCTAGGTTCACAGGCGCGGGGACTCATGGGGAGGAGCCCTGGGTGGGGTACGCGCGTGGGTACATGTGCGCGCCTGCCCTCTGCTTGCTCCTAGTGTCTGCCTCTTTGTCCCCCGCCACAGGCCTCCACGACTGGGATCTGTGCGCTCTCTGTGAGCAGCCCCCGGACTCAGGGTGCGTCCACAGCGCCCACCCGCGGCCCCAAAGCACCTCGAGAGCAGATCTTAGGGGATAACCGGGCACCGACCTGGGGCGCCCTGCAGCTGCCAACACCTCGGCCAGAAACGTGGGACCAAATTCAGCGGTTGTCCTCATGCATCCATGCATTCATCCATGCATTACAATACAAATCCGCGGACGCAGGCTCGAGAGCGGCACCTCGTCCTTGCTTCGGGCTCAGAGTCCCATCCCCTTTCCTGCTGTCCCTCCTCCCTAGCaaccctgtcctcctccccaagGGGAAAAGTCTCAATTACGAAAAGGAGCAAAGGAACGAAATCTCAGGCTTGGAGGCGCCGGCCCGTGCTCCTCTGGTCCCCGTCCCTGTCgcgctgtccccacccccaccgtcCCCAGCTCGGGGAAGGCGGGGACACATTGGTGCGAGGGGTCCTGCCCTGCTCTGCCAGAACAAAGCCCACCGCGGGAGCCGGCGGCCGCGCACCGAGGCAGTGACAAAGGCGAGCGGGCGGCGCCGAGCTCCAAGTCTGCGCTCCTACCGCGGGACGCAAAGGAGGCCTAGAAGATGGGGTGCTATTTGCACTCGGTTTTTCCGGGGCGGCGGCATCTCGCTCCTGTGTACTCAATGACCTGTTAGGGTGACTCAGCGTTTACCTCTTCGCTGCCCCGCACCCCTGTATTCCTTTCTCTTGTCTCCTCTGTCCCCAGTCTCCTCCATCTCTCCCTGCTTTTTTCCTCCACCTCACTCCTTTTATCGTACCCTTCTCCCTTTGCCCCCCTTTCTAaaaatctcttttcattttttctttccgTAGAAAAACGATGCTAAGTCGACTTCTGAAGGCCGCTCTGCGTGCCTTGGTGCttagggagaaaagagaaataatgggATCCTCTTAATTTTATTAGCAGACtatgctttaaataaaatgaaatgcagtCTCAGCAAGCggagctgggccctgggcccccACAAGTTTCCTCCTATTCGGGAGAAGTTGCTTACGGTGGCCACAAATGGGGGTGTGGGGTAGTAGGTCCCCCACCTCTGTGGAATAGAAAACTCGAGTGAGTGATGGTGTTCCCAAGGCAAACCTTTCTATGGCAAGTTCCAATCTGATTTTATAACCCTGGAAGGGAATCGCTTGCCAGACCCTCCAATTAAATCGTAGTGTTTTCGAACTTAGGATACTTTAATAGTTACTGTTTTTCTGAgtgaagttttgtttgtttttgcgaTGTGgattaaaaattaagagaacacAATCTGCGCCATTTAGACAATACACACCTTGACTTCTGGAGCCTTTTTGCACTCTGATATAACACTAAATTAAGATTTGTCGTCTGTCAAGCACCACAGAAGCCTGGGATTCTCCCCTTGGGCTTTATTGAGTAACCAGGCTCCCTGCAGAAAATTTGGGAGGAGGGTGAGTATTCAAAGCAATAGGGGACACAAAACTTTTAACTTGGTACAAACAAACCCCAGCGGCATGAAGCTACAGTGAGCAAAGTCACTGAGTTCTACCACCAAAGCCTCTTCGCCAGATATTTTAGGGCTGAAATTATATTGCTGCAAACCATGGAATATTTGAAGCATCAAATATCCATGAATATTAGTACTgtattttttaagtgaacaaaACAGCCACACTTTTGAAGATCCCCTAAGGCTGACCAGTCTGGAGTGGGCCTAGGGAAGAAGCAGGGCAGTGAAGTGGGAGCTTCAGCATTCAtaggagaaaagaaatcacagaagCACCATTTGAGGGAATTGCCCAAAAGAGCAGACTTCAGCCTGGCCAACTGCAATCTGCACCCAGCTCCAGAGATAATAGCTaagttcaaatatttaaaaatctaataataCAAAACCAAAGTGCAAGAGTTGTCTTTTCACAATGTGCCACAATGCATCATCAATCGTGAAACTACTCGGTTCCAACCTAGATAGGAAACACTGTCTAATATATAGGGAATGTTTGGGGTAGCGAGAGCATGTCCCCAAAGGAGAGGAGAGTTCAATTCTGTTAGGACCACAAACTAAAAAAATCCAACCACTCCTCTGGCAAAGCTGAGTTAatatttctgagttttgtttttaaaaacacagacacaaatacacacacacacacacacacacacaccccacctcAAGTTGACCTTGGAATATTTTTCTGCCTAGGACATACCCATATGTTTTTTTTACTAAATCAGCATCCTCACTCTGATCAGTCAGCCGGCTCCACATTACCTAGCCCTGTGAATTTAAATTCGAAGAAGACCATTGtgttgaggggtggggtgggcagctgAGGGGGGCAGGCAAGAATAGTCCATCACACTTTGTCAGCTATGGCTTCCCTAGCGATTGGTAGCTTTCATTACCAGACTTGTCAGGTATACGCATGCAGCTAGAGTGGGCAAACTGTTGGAAATGGGTTGTTTCAAAAGCATGAACTCGATTACCAACTTATCATACTTTCTTAATTTAGATTCCCCAATCTGTAATGCGCACGAGTCTAAAGCTGTCCTATAAGCATCATAAGTAAAGCTTCTTACTTTAGGGTAAAAAATCGCTCCTTTGAATTTATAATCGCTCCTTCAAACCCTTCTAAGAAAACTAAGTGCTTGCTCCTTCCCTACAGATCAGATAAATCAGTTATCAAAGTGATACAAAGAACTGGGGGGAACCATCGCATGCTTCAAAAACACTTAGCAAGACCAAGAAACAACTCATCCACTGCCAAGAGGACACATACTCATTTCCACCCAAAAGCCACCACTGGAGGGTCCTTTCCTTTGTGTATGGCACACAGTGTGGGCTGTGAGTATgcttaacatttta of Rhinolophus sinicus isolate RSC01 linkage group LG05, ASM3656204v1, whole genome shotgun sequence contains these proteins:
- the LOC109458229 gene encoding uncharacterized protein LOC109458229 is translated as MSSRVADLDLKAEKVTLAPEHAVTPPALPCARTALTRTPALAHTRTRTLLQAALLARLPGKRPLQGALARGEAAQLRRAHSAALRALKPADGERGAQPLAPAGDARRGPERKQERSGRPGLGRSRGGVTPLHPSPPQSLCPQPPPAAPPPLGVRVWKNTRRRASTTGICALSVSSPRTQGASTAPTRGPKAPREQILGDNRAPTWGALQLPTPRPETWDQIQRLSSCIHAFIHALQYKSADAGSRAAPRPCFGLRVPSPFLLSLLPSNPVLLPKGKSLNYEKEQRNEISGLEAPARAPLVPVPVALSPPPPSPARGRRGHIGARGPALLCQNKAHRGSRRPRTEAVTKASGRRRAPSLRSYRGTQRRPRRWGAICTRFFRGGGISLLCTQ